Below is a window of Candidatus Binataceae bacterium DNA.
GCAGGCGGCGCATGATCTTACCGCTGCGGGTTTTGGGAAGCGCGTCGGTAAAACGAATTTCGTCGGGTCGCGCCAGTGCGCCAATTTCCTTGACCACATGCTCGCGCAGCTCTTGCTTTAGCTGGGCGCTGCCATTTCGGCCGCCTTCGAGGGTCACGAAGGCGACCACACCCTGCCCCTTCATTTCGTCTGGCCGTCCCACCACGGCGGCCTCGGCCACGCTCGCGTGCGAGACGAGCGCGCTCTCGACCTCCATCGTGCCGAGACGATGACCTGAAACGTTAACGACATCATCGACGCGGCCCATTATCCAGAAGTAGCCATCCTCGTCGCGGCGCGCGCCATCACCGGTGAAATAGACTCCGTCGATTTGGCTGAAGTACTGCTGCTGGTAGCGCTCGGGGTCGCGGAACACCGTGCGCAACATTCCAGGCCAGGGCCGTTTGATCACGAGCAAGCCACCCTGGTTCACGCCGACCGATTTGCCATCGTGAGTGACGACCTCAGCAGCCACGCCGGGCAGCGGCCGGGTGGCCGAACCGGGTTTGGTGGCTATCGCACCGGGCACCGGCGCGATCATGATGCCGCCGGTTTCAGTTTGCCACCAGGTATCGACGATGGGGCACCGGTCGCCACCAATGACCCGGCGGTACCAGATCCACGCCTCCGGATTAATCGGCTCGCCGACGGTGCCGAGCAGGCGCAGACTCGAGAGGTCGTGGTTCTTCACCCATGAGTCGCCCCACTTGAGGAAGGTGCGGATGGCGGTCGGCGCGGTATAGAAAATGCTGACGCCATATTTCTCGATAATCTGCCAGAAGCGATCTTCATGCGGAAAATTCGGTGCGCCCTCGTACATCACCGCCGTCGCGCCCGCCGCGAGCGGGCCGTAGACCGTGTAGCTGTGCCCTGTCACCCATCCGATGTCCGCCGTACACCAGAAAGTGTCTTCCTCCTTCAAATCGAACACCCACTTCATCGTCATCAGAGTGTGCGTCAGGTACCCGCCGATGGTGTGGACCACGCCCTTGGGTTTTCCGGTGGTACCGGAGGTGTAGAGCGTATACAGCATGTGTTCCGAGTCGAGCTGAGCTGGGGGACATTTCGGGCTCTGGCGCGAGACCAACTCATGCCACCAGACGTCGCGCCCGCTGCGCATACTGACCTTGTTGCCGACGCGCCGGAGAACCAGAACTTTTTGAATCGATGGACAGCGCTTCAGTGCTTCGTCGACATTGTTTTTGAGTTCGACTTGCGCGCCGCGACGCCATCCCGCATCGGCAGTGATGCACAGCTTGGCTTCCGCGTCATTGATGCGGTCGGCGAGCGCCTCCGCGGAGAATCCGCCGAAGACCACAGAATGGACGGCACCGATTCGCGCGCACGCCAGCATCGCGATAGCGGCTTCCGGCACCAGCGGCATGTAGATGGCAACACGGTCGCCCTCCTCCACGCCCAGTTCCTTGAGTGCGTTAGCGGCGCGTCCCACTTCATCGGCCAGCATCTGGTAGGTCAGTACTCGGCTGTCACCCGGCTCGCCTTCCCAGATGATTGCCGCCTTGTTGCGGCGCGCGCCTTTCAGATGACGGTCAAGGCAATTGTAGGAGGCATTGAGCGTACCGCCCACGAACCATTTGGCGAACGGAAATTTCCACTCCAGCACCTTGTCGAAGGGCTTGAACCAATCGAGGTTGCGGGCGCAGTCCGCCCAGAAGCCTTCGGGATCGTCGGCGGCGCGTTTGCACAGCGCTTCGTGCTCGGCGAGGCTTTTGATCCACGCCTTGGACGAGAACTCGGCGGGCGGCTCGAACTTGCGCACCTCGGTAAGGACGGAGTCGATTTGACCGCTGGGATTGGTTGCCACGTTCACACCCTCCCGCGCGCCTCGCGCGTCTTGAGGCTCAAGTAC
It encodes the following:
- the acs gene encoding acetate--CoA ligase, with the translated sequence MATNPSGQIDSVLTEVRKFEPPAEFSSKAWIKSLAEHEALCKRAADDPEGFWADCARNLDWFKPFDKVLEWKFPFAKWFVGGTLNASYNCLDRHLKGARRNKAAIIWEGEPGDSRVLTYQMLADEVGRAANALKELGVEEGDRVAIYMPLVPEAAIAMLACARIGAVHSVVFGGFSAEALADRINDAEAKLCITADAGWRRGAQVELKNNVDEALKRCPSIQKVLVLRRVGNKVSMRSGRDVWWHELVSRQSPKCPPAQLDSEHMLYTLYTSGTTGKPKGVVHTIGGYLTHTLMTMKWVFDLKEEDTFWCTADIGWVTGHSYTVYGPLAAGATAVMYEGAPNFPHEDRFWQIIEKYGVSIFYTAPTAIRTFLKWGDSWVKNHDLSSLRLLGTVGEPINPEAWIWYRRVIGGDRCPIVDTWWQTETGGIMIAPVPGAIATKPGSATRPLPGVAAEVVTHDGKSVGVNQGGLLVIKRPWPGMLRTVFRDPERYQQQYFSQIDGVYFTGDGARRDEDGYFWIMGRVDDVVNVSGHRLGTMEVESALVSHASVAEAAVVGRPDEMKGQGVVAFVTLEGGRNGSAQLKQELREHVVKEIGALARPDEIRFTDALPKTRSGKIMRRLLRQIASGDQTLGDTTTLEDLSVLAKLRDDEE